One Homalodisca vitripennis isolate AUS2020 unplaced genomic scaffold, UT_GWSS_2.1 ScUCBcl_1483;HRSCAF=5168, whole genome shotgun sequence DNA window includes the following coding sequences:
- the LOC124371469 gene encoding putative ferric-chelate reductase 1 homolog, whose translation MLVRVMMSVMLATLVKTEPPDACETMEPSHGGSPQEGPPPFTFYLHKDTIVSRLSAHFAILGSESQHFTGFMVQARDDASGLPVGQFDTGCLDINTMNCFGGFANTAVHLSSEPKSDAHMRWLPDLDFVGNVTFFATVAQSRKVFWVRHPARKLQVILDVA comes from the exons ATGCTGGTTCGGGTGATGATGTCTGTGATGTTGGCGACACTGGTGAAGACGGAACCCCCTGACGCTTGTGAGACCATGGAACCCAGTCACGGCGGCAGTCCTCAG GAAGGACCACCGCCATTCACATTCTACCTGCACAAGGACACGATAGTGAGCCGGTTGTCAGCGCACTTCGCTATCCTGGGCAGTGAGAGCCAGCACTTCACGGGGTTCATGGTGCAGGCGCGAGACGACGCCTCAGGGTTGCCAGTCGGTCAGTTCGACACAGGGTGTCTCGACATCAACACCATGAACTGCTTCGGTGGTTTCGCG AACACTGCTGTCCACCTCAGTTCGGAGCCCAAGTCTGACGCTCACATGCGGTGGCTTCCCGATCTGGATTTTGTTGGGAACGTCACTTTCTT TGCAACGGTGGCCCAGTCCCGGAAAGTTTTCTGGGTAAGGCATCCTGCGAGAAAATTGCAAGTAATCCTTGACGTCGCCTGA